The genomic DNA CTATCTGTGCCTGCTTTTCCTCCAGCGAAGCGACCACGACGGTCGTCGGGCAGCGCTTCACGACCTCCTCCGCATGACTGGGACCGGACAGGACTACAATCCGCCCTTCCTCACAGCCCAGCTCCTCGGCAATGACGACGGACATCCGCTTTAAGCTCTCTGTCTCAAAACCCTTGGTTGCATGGACGACGGTCATATCCTCATTCCAGTGGGGCTTCAGCGCCCGGGCTACATCCCGCATCGCAGAGGATGGCGCGACGATGACGACCGCCTTCGCTCCGGCGACGGCCTCCCCCATGTCGCTTGTGGCGACAATCCGGTGCGATAGATCAACGCCCGGTAAATATTTTTCATTGCGGTGCTTCTTGTTAATTTCATCTCTTTGCGCCTCGCTACGAGTCCAGATCATCACATCCATCTTATCGGCGAGGACGCTGGCTAATGCCGTTCCCCAGCTTCCTGCCACTAATACGGCCGCTTTCTCAGACAACTCGTTTACCTCCCTTGGAGCCAAGTTTATTCTCTTTGCCTTGGACCAATTTCACGATATTCGTGCGATGTCTCCAAAATGCAAAGACACAAATAATCAGACTCGTCCATAAATAAGGACCGGTTTCTCCAGTGAGCACCAGAAATAATGGAGTCAGCAGAACAAACAGCAAAGAACCGAGAGAGACGTATCTCGTAAAAACGATCGATAAAATAGCGATTATTCCTGCGTAAAGCGCCGGAAAGAAAAACAAGGAAGCCATAACGCCAATCGTCGTGGCAATCCCTTTTCCTCCGCGAAACCGGAAATAGACCGGCCAGTTGTGGCCGATAATGGCAGCGAGCCCGCATAAGAGAGGTACCGATACATGCTCCCCGCCAAGCCACCTGCCAATCCAGACCGCAGCTATTCCTTTAAGCACATCAAGAGCGAGCACCATGATCGCCGGCCCCTTGCCGAGCACTCTCAGTGTGTTGGTTGCTCCAGCATTGCCGCTTCCATGCTGACGGATATCAATTCCTTTCAAGGATTTCGCCAGCAGGACACTGAAGCTGACAGATCCCAAC from Paenibacillus woosongensis includes the following:
- the plsY gene encoding glycerol-3-phosphate 1-O-acyltransferase PlsY; amino-acid sequence: MILPVIAVIFSYLLGSVSFSVLLAKSLKGIDIRQHGSGNAGATNTLRVLGKGPAIMVLALDVLKGIAAVWIGRWLGGEHVSVPLLCGLAAIIGHNWPVYFRFRGGKGIATTIGVMASLFFFPALYAGIIAILSIVFTRYVSLGSLLFVLLTPLFLVLTGETGPYLWTSLIICVFAFWRHRTNIVKLVQGKENKLGSKGGKRVV